One genomic segment of Candidatus Berkiella aquae includes these proteins:
- a CDS encoding insulinase family protein: protein MTSETAEKSHLGRWLAIALIAIALVGVLLFVKYKYYPSPETLPAQGGELAKMMGIQNKAPQKLDSYKEVKGVLNIQYWVTPQGVPVYFVPVPTLPMVDIQLVFDAGAARNGDKGGLAYLTNTLLSEGTAKLSADQIAENFEKLGAQYSAESQRDMASLHLRSLSEPAQLVPAVQTLAELVSHPSFPEQGFKREQQNALSALKQQSQSPNQVASKAFYSALYPNQPYSNWVLGDEASIAALTVADVKAFFNQYYVAKNVAVTIVGDLTSTEADSIAQTLVKDMALGEKPKAIPEVTNLQQNVVKKVNFPSAQTHILLGEPGVKHGDPEYYALYLGNHILGGNGSVTRIFDIIRNKNGLAYSAYSYFVPMRERGPFVLGCQTRNDQADKALELMQGLLHDFVEKGPSDAEIEQAKKNLLGGYALRFDSNASISQQISALAFYGLPLDHFDKFKPAIEKVDAKDIKEAFQKHILTKNMVVVMVGGEQKPEVPKT from the coding sequence ATGACAAGTGAGACAGCAGAAAAATCACATTTAGGCCGGTGGCTTGCAATTGCGCTGATTGCTATTGCGCTTGTAGGTGTATTGTTATTTGTTAAATATAAATATTATCCATCGCCAGAAACATTACCGGCGCAAGGGGGAGAGTTGGCAAAGATGATGGGCATTCAGAATAAAGCGCCTCAAAAATTGGATTCATACAAAGAAGTTAAAGGTGTTTTAAATATTCAATATTGGGTAACGCCACAAGGGGTACCGGTTTATTTTGTGCCAGTACCAACCTTACCCATGGTTGATATTCAACTAGTTTTTGATGCGGGTGCTGCGCGAAATGGCGACAAAGGTGGGTTAGCCTATCTTACCAATACCTTATTATCAGAAGGCACAGCAAAACTAAGCGCCGATCAAATTGCTGAAAATTTCGAGAAATTAGGGGCACAATATAGTGCGGAGTCACAACGTGATATGGCCTCACTTCATTTGCGAAGCTTGTCAGAACCGGCACAATTAGTACCTGCAGTACAAACTTTAGCGGAGCTTGTCAGCCATCCATCCTTTCCTGAACAAGGCTTTAAACGCGAACAACAAAATGCATTGAGTGCTTTGAAACAACAATCACAAAGTCCTAATCAAGTTGCGAGTAAAGCATTTTATAGCGCTCTTTATCCTAATCAACCTTATTCAAACTGGGTTTTAGGGGATGAGGCTTCTATTGCAGCCTTAACGGTGGCAGATGTTAAAGCGTTCTTTAACCAATATTATGTTGCTAAAAATGTTGCAGTGACAATTGTTGGGGATTTAACTTCTACTGAGGCAGATTCGATTGCACAAACGTTAGTAAAAGATATGGCATTAGGGGAAAAACCGAAAGCGATTCCAGAAGTAACTAATTTACAGCAGAACGTTGTAAAAAAAGTTAATTTTCCTTCTGCGCAAACCCATATTTTGTTAGGTGAACCAGGTGTTAAGCATGGCGATCCAGAATACTATGCGTTGTATTTAGGTAATCATATCTTAGGTGGCAATGGCTCAGTAACTCGTATCTTTGACATTATCCGTAATAAGAATGGTTTAGCTTATTCTGCTTATAGCTATTTTGTACCCATGCGAGAACGTGGGCCTTTTGTTTTAGGTTGTCAAACCCGTAATGATCAAGCCGATAAAGCGCTAGAATTGATGCAAGGCCTATTACATGATTTTGTCGAAAAAGGCCCAAGCGATGCTGAGATAGAACAAGCAAAGAAAAATTTATTAGGCGGTTATGCACTACGTTTTGATAGTAATGCTTCGATTAGTCAACAGATCTCAGCGCTTGCTTTTTATGGTTTACCGCTTGATCACTTTGACAAATTTAAGCCTGCCATTGAAAAAGTCGATGCTAAAGATATTAAAGAGGCATTCCAAAAACATATCTTAACGAAGAATATGGTCGTTGTGATGGTGGGTGGCGAGCAGAAGCCCGAAGTACCCAAAACTTAA
- a CDS encoding M16 family metallopeptidase: MKTRMMKSASLIFGVILTWSLQSVATEKPITKEHQLQNGLKILVREDHRAPVVVSQIWYKVGSSDEYRGITGISHALEHMMFQGTPTLPGDGFAQLISEYGGQNNAFTGDDYTAYYEELDASHLDISFKSEADRMTNLLIAPEAFAKEIKVVMEERRMRTDDNPQNLTWERFMAIANVMGPYHHPVIGWQDDLDHMSAQDLKAWYQQWYTPSNATIVVVGDVEADKVFSLADKYFGKIPARPAPKTKTKNELTALGEKRIKVHLPAKLPYAIWGFDAPSIKTAKDEKEVYALLVASAILDGGESSRFSRFLVRGEQVAAALNTNYDIFKQYGSQFIITGVPTQGHTIAELEGKVLAQLEKLQNEPVSLEELQKVKTQILAQEIFEKDSMSQQATFLGLLETVGLPWQLADQFTEKVKAVTVHDVQAAAKKYFNVQNITVAELIPEKEMVN, encoded by the coding sequence ATGAAAACAAGGATGATGAAGTCGGCTAGCTTAATTTTTGGGGTCATATTAACGTGGAGTTTACAAAGCGTGGCAACGGAAAAACCCATTACGAAAGAACATCAATTACAAAATGGCCTTAAGATTTTAGTGAGAGAAGACCATCGGGCGCCAGTCGTTGTTTCGCAAATCTGGTACAAAGTCGGGTCTTCTGATGAGTATCGAGGTATTACCGGGATTTCACATGCTTTAGAGCATATGATGTTTCAAGGAACGCCAACCTTACCTGGCGATGGATTTGCACAGCTAATCTCTGAGTATGGCGGGCAAAATAATGCTTTTACCGGTGATGATTATACCGCTTACTACGAAGAGCTAGACGCATCACACCTTGATATTAGCTTCAAATCTGAGGCTGATAGAATGACCAATCTGTTGATTGCACCTGAAGCGTTTGCCAAAGAAATTAAAGTCGTGATGGAAGAGCGACGCATGCGTACGGATGATAATCCACAGAATTTAACTTGGGAACGCTTTATGGCGATTGCCAATGTCATGGGTCCTTATCATCATCCAGTCATTGGTTGGCAAGATGATTTGGATCATATGAGTGCGCAAGATTTAAAAGCGTGGTATCAACAATGGTATACACCCAGCAATGCGACGATTGTGGTTGTTGGTGATGTTGAAGCAGATAAAGTATTTTCATTAGCAGACAAATATTTTGGAAAAATACCTGCAAGACCTGCACCTAAAACTAAAACAAAGAATGAATTAACCGCATTAGGTGAAAAGCGGATTAAGGTACATCTACCAGCAAAATTACCCTATGCTATCTGGGGATTTGATGCGCCCAGCATTAAAACCGCTAAAGACGAAAAAGAGGTTTATGCGCTTTTAGTGGCAAGCGCCATCTTAGATGGGGGCGAAAGTTCTCGTTTTTCTAGGTTCTTGGTGCGAGGCGAACAAGTTGCGGCAGCATTAAACACCAATTACGATATTTTTAAACAATATGGTTCACAATTTATAATCACCGGTGTTCCAACGCAAGGACATACCATCGCTGAGCTTGAAGGCAAAGTGCTTGCCCAATTAGAAAAATTGCAAAATGAGCCAGTCAGCCTCGAAGAATTACAAAAGGTTAAAACGCAAATTTTAGCGCAAGAAATCTTTGAGAAAGATTCGATGTCCCAACAAGCAACCTTTTTAGGATTGTTAGAAACGGTTGGTTTGCCTTGGCAATTAGCAGATCAATTTACTGAAAAAGTAAAAGCGGTGACAGTACATGATGTACAAGCAGCTGCTAAAAAATATTTTAATGTTCAGAACATTACCGTCGCTGAGCTTATTCCTGAAAAAGAAATGGTTAACTAA
- the rsmD gene encoding 16S rRNA (guanine(966)-N(2))-methyltransferase RsmD, translating to MRTKDQGTIRIIGGKWRGRQIKVLPHIGVRPTPSRVRETVFNWLIGHLIDAQCLDLFAGSGALGFEALSRGAKKVTFVDAQTPIVKNLNDTALRLEAHRECEIILSDGLRYLRHLPSNQQPLDIIFLDPPFATDLLSKCLSLLACHPLVSENTLLYIETDKPILPEKLPSGWQLLKQKVAGEVAYHLVQGANP from the coding sequence ATGCGTACAAAAGATCAAGGTACGATACGCATTATCGGCGGGAAATGGCGTGGTCGACAAATTAAGGTGCTACCGCATATTGGTGTTAGACCGACGCCTTCTCGTGTTCGTGAGACCGTTTTTAATTGGCTCATAGGACATCTGATAGATGCACAGTGCCTAGATCTATTTGCTGGCAGCGGTGCTTTGGGATTTGAAGCTTTATCGCGTGGTGCTAAAAAAGTCACCTTCGTTGATGCTCAAACGCCGATTGTCAAAAATTTAAATGATACAGCTCTTCGTTTAGAAGCACACAGAGAATGTGAAATTATTTTATCGGATGGCTTGCGTTATTTACGTCATTTACCCTCCAATCAGCAACCCTTAGATATTATCTTTCTTGATCCACCCTTTGCGACCGATCTATTGAGTAAATGTTTATCATTACTAGCTTGTCATCCACTGGTCAGTGAAAATACTCTTCTTTATATAGAAACGGATAAACCGATATTGCCAGAAAAATTACCATCAGGATGGCAATTATTGAAGCAAAAAGTGGCAGGAGAAGTGGCCTATCATTTAGTGCAAGGTGCAAACCCATGA